The Thiorhodovibrio litoralis genome includes a window with the following:
- a CDS encoding thioredoxin domain-containing protein has product MIQNGAAAGKRTSNNCKSSADRLAVSLNKPRGRRVTNTVIFYEKPGCISNGKQKALLRSLGHDLSCGFTSGPLLVALGVRPQPEKDFQSCSQTGDDPKCDIPTGSDST; this is encoded by the coding sequence ATGATCCAGAACGGAGCGGCAGCAGGGAAGCGCACATCGAATAACTGCAAAAGCAGCGCCGACCGACTGGCCGTTTCACTGAACAAACCCAGAGGGCGTCGCGTGACGAACACAGTCATTTTCTACGAAAAACCAGGCTGCATTTCCAACGGCAAACAAAAGGCGCTGCTCCGCTCGCTCGGCCATGATCTGAGCTGCGGTTTCACATCCGGCCCGCTGCTCGTCGCGTTGGGCGTTCGTCCGCAACCGGAGAAAGATTTCCAATCCTGCTCCCAGACGGGCGATGATCCCAAGTGCGACATACCCACCGGGTCGGACTCGACATGA
- a CDS encoding aldehyde dehydrogenase family protein: protein MTITSINPYTEACIEHFAAFDEPQIEQAMTAAERASSLWAETPLEQRTRLLVSLAERLRAQADELATLITTEMGKLRAEALAEIDKCAWVCDYYAEHAHQFLADEPIKTDAPLSLVAFQPLGVWLAIMPWNFPFWQVFRCAVPAIAAGNPVLLKHASNVCGCALAIERLFREAGAPAGLLQTLLIPGEQAEALVADPRIRGVSLTGSESAGRRVAAAAGARMRRSPQPGRYPFPSSRLAEDFAEWAKRGPLRGPVGDGEDRLSKSAGCSPPERTAGRAARNWHRGSDAGRRAPARSGRGPPDRA from the coding sequence ATGACCATCACCTCAATCAATCCCTATACAGAGGCCTGCATCGAGCACTTCGCTGCTTTCGACGAACCGCAGATTGAGCAAGCCATGACGGCTGCGGAGCGCGCAAGCAGCCTTTGGGCTGAGACACCGCTTGAGCAGCGCACCAGGCTGCTCGTCTCGCTCGCCGAGCGACTGCGCGCCCAAGCCGACGAGCTGGCCACGCTGATCACCACCGAGATGGGCAAGCTCCGCGCCGAAGCCCTTGCGGAGATCGACAAATGCGCCTGGGTCTGCGATTACTACGCCGAGCACGCGCACCAGTTTCTTGCCGATGAGCCAATCAAAACCGATGCGCCGCTCAGCCTGGTAGCCTTTCAGCCGCTCGGGGTCTGGCTGGCGATCATGCCCTGGAACTTCCCCTTTTGGCAGGTATTCCGTTGCGCCGTGCCGGCCATCGCGGCGGGCAACCCGGTGCTGCTGAAGCACGCATCCAATGTCTGCGGCTGTGCGCTGGCAATCGAGCGGCTGTTCCGTGAGGCGGGCGCGCCGGCCGGGCTGCTTCAAACCCTGCTGATACCGGGCGAGCAAGCCGAGGCGCTGGTTGCCGATCCGCGCATCCGGGGTGTGAGCCTGACCGGCAGCGAAAGCGCCGGACGGCGGGTCGCAGCAGCGGCCGGTGCCAGGATGCGTCGCTCGCCTCAGCCAGGTCGCTACCCTTTTCCCTCAAGCCGGCTGGCTGAAGACTTCGCGGAATGGGCCAAGCGTGGTCCGCTTCGGGGACCAGTCGGTGATGGCGAAGACCGCCTCAGCAAAAGCGCGGGGTGTAGTCCACCGGAGCGGACAGCAGGCAGGGCTGCCCGAAACTGGCATAGAGGAAGCGATGCAGGTCGCCGAGCGCCTGCGCGCAGCGGTAGAGGACCCCCAGATCGAGCTTGA
- a CDS encoding ATP-dependent helicase C-terminal domain-containing protein has translation MAGNLCSFWNQDYAEAREELRGRYPKHHCPEDPATAQLVPLGRKRTHHKNPPEEESIESV, from the coding sequence ATCGCAGGAAACCTTTGCAGCTTTTGGAATCAGGACTATGCTGAGGCACGGGAAGAACTGCGTGGGCGCTATCCGAAACATCATTGCCCCGAGGACCCCGCTACCGCGCAGCTGGTCCCGCTCGGGCGCAAGCGAACACATCACAAGAATCCACCGGAAGAGGAGTCGATCGAAAGTGTTTAA
- a CDS encoding glutathione peroxidase, with protein sequence MKHLLVLMLAIGGGLMAIDTMATEADTAEQACAPALDFEMRRLASDETVRLCDDYQGKVVLMVNTASKCGFTGQYEGLEALYDKYGERGLVVLGFPSNDFANQEPGSEEKIQEFCRLTYSVEFPMFEKSHVKKGKASPLFQYLAEQTGVYPKWNFYKYLINRDGQVVEVFSSMTNPKSGKMVKKIESLL encoded by the coding sequence ATGAAACACCTGTTGGTGCTGATGTTGGCGATTGGAGGTGGACTGATGGCAATTGATACCATGGCGACGGAAGCGGATACAGCGGAGCAGGCTTGCGCGCCGGCGCTGGACTTCGAGATGCGACGTCTGGCAAGCGATGAGACGGTGCGCCTGTGCGATGACTATCAGGGCAAGGTGGTGCTGATGGTCAATACGGCCAGCAAATGCGGCTTCACCGGGCAGTACGAGGGCTTGGAAGCGCTTTATGACAAGTACGGCGAGCGCGGCCTGGTGGTGCTCGGCTTTCCGTCGAACGACTTCGCCAACCAGGAACCTGGCAGCGAGGAAAAGATCCAGGAGTTCTGCCGCCTGACCTACTCGGTGGAGTTTCCGATGTTTGAGAAATCCCACGTCAAGAAGGGCAAGGCTAGTCCGCTGTTTCAGTATCTGGCCGAGCAGACGGGGGTGTATCCCAAGTGGAATTTCTACAAGTACCTGATCAACCGCGACGGCCAGGTTGTCGAGGTTTTCTCCAGCATGACAAACCCAAAGAGCGGCAAGATGGTCAAGAAGATTGAGAGCTTGCTGTGA
- a CDS encoding diguanylate cyclase translates to MQVAERLRAAVEDPQIELDDGQELQVTISLGVVELDDTSPDLDALLKHADLAMDAAKRNGRNRVERHTPGMVLGADE, encoded by the coding sequence ATGCAGGTCGCCGAGCGCCTGCGCGCAGCGGTAGAGGACCCCCAGATCGAGCTTGATGACGGCCAGGAACTTCAGGTGACCATCAGCCTGGGTGTGGTCGAGCTCGATGATACCAGTCCCGACCTGGACGCACTGCTCAAACACGCCGACCTGGCCATGGACGCGGCCAAGCGCAACGGTCGCAATCGGGTCGAACGCCATACGCCAGGCATGGTGCTTGGCGCGGATGAATGA
- a CDS encoding thaumatin family protein has protein sequence MFKNLLQKTQLPASSASAVAFSIYCVLAPAATLANDIPLDIAATSKIAILFPVLGQGQLSSDIYVYGCGDDATCTAKTQLADYGHVTNVQRWPKNLDGPGGTPPAVWMFPSIIENLPQYFEFWQQSGSTWQSCILGVTPDGGLDDTVTTCAGVVPTAPQTSNGIAQFSMGAAMFAQATNQADPMPSQVNTLPARGISFTNATSSPKVCLQTDSSFNHLKCAGGEAHAIAQTSSYAIDSETLKDGSNSGAAQVMAYQFNQQGRLRWVYTGRDASARVYATKMEWTVWPEHADYTPGPTTIDISLVDGFNFGVELVPNTDTVCSVADTEGGVPYFVMYPAGTSIAKFPLNSNTTLDQACPAPQQTTDSLGGQTGCYSACTYANVTNQQIDETCCISPFHSPTSCTLPPTTDYVQDIDATSLGVYSWAFQDYRGTFTCEATANLTFRLLDPPDAAGTTF, from the coding sequence GTGTTTAAAAACCTATTACAGAAAACACAGTTACCGGCGTCAAGCGCATCCGCAGTTGCTTTTTCTATCTACTGCGTTCTGGCTCCCGCCGCGACATTAGCCAATGACATACCGCTCGACATCGCAGCTACAAGCAAGATAGCAATTCTCTTTCCGGTGCTTGGGCAAGGTCAGCTCAGCAGCGACATTTATGTGTATGGATGTGGTGACGATGCGACCTGTACGGCGAAAACCCAGCTTGCGGACTACGGCCATGTCACCAATGTGCAGCGCTGGCCAAAGAACCTTGACGGTCCTGGCGGCACACCTCCAGCGGTCTGGATGTTCCCCTCGATCATCGAAAATCTGCCCCAGTACTTCGAGTTTTGGCAACAGAGCGGCAGCACCTGGCAAAGCTGCATCCTTGGCGTTACTCCCGATGGTGGCCTGGACGACACCGTGACGACCTGCGCAGGTGTCGTTCCTACCGCCCCGCAAACGTCAAACGGCATCGCTCAATTCTCCATGGGGGCAGCCATGTTCGCGCAGGCGACCAACCAAGCCGACCCTATGCCCAGCCAGGTCAATACGCTGCCGGCTCGTGGGATCAGCTTTACCAACGCCACCTCGTCGCCAAAGGTCTGTCTGCAAACAGATAGCTCTTTCAATCACCTGAAATGCGCTGGTGGCGAAGCACACGCCATCGCGCAGACATCGAGTTACGCAATCGATTCGGAAACGCTCAAGGATGGTTCAAACTCTGGAGCAGCGCAGGTGATGGCTTATCAGTTTAACCAACAGGGTCGTTTACGTTGGGTATACACCGGCCGAGACGCATCAGCCCGGGTCTATGCCACGAAAATGGAATGGACGGTTTGGCCCGAACACGCGGACTATACGCCCGGACCAACCACCATCGATATCTCGCTGGTTGACGGATTTAATTTCGGCGTTGAACTGGTTCCGAATACCGACACCGTCTGCTCGGTCGCTGATACCGAAGGTGGAGTGCCCTATTTTGTGATGTACCCAGCTGGTACGTCGATAGCGAAATTCCCGTTGAACTCCAACACGACATTGGATCAGGCGTGCCCGGCGCCTCAACAGACCACGGATAGCCTGGGGGGACAGACGGGCTGCTACAGCGCCTGTACTTATGCCAATGTGACCAACCAGCAAATCGATGAAACCTGCTGCATCTCCCCCTTCCACTCGCCGACGTCCTGCACACTTCCACCCACCACAGACTATGTGCAGGACATCGACGCAACTTCGCTCGGGGTTTACTCATGGGCATTCCAGGACTATCGCGGCACCTTTACTTGCGAGGCGACAGCAAACTTGACCTTCCGCTTGCTTGATCCACCCGATGCGGCTGGCACAACTTTCTAG